Genomic DNA from Paramisgurnus dabryanus chromosome 11, PD_genome_1.1, whole genome shotgun sequence:
TGGCCCAAAGGGTAAAGTTAGCAAGGAAGAAGGTAGCTTAATATAAGATTTTCAAAGCTTTTACGTgacttttaatatttgtatgtttGATGTGCGCTGTAATGCTCTTGTAAATCCAGTGCTAACAAAATTAGAGCAGACTTAACCAGCAACATTGGCTTAACTAATGGTGCAAGTTTGAGTTAGGTCTTGCTTTTGTGCAACTGATAGCAGACAGGGGAAGTGTTCAGGAAACAAATATGGCAACATCCTTTTTTTGTAATTCCATCTGGTGACGATACTGATGCAAAAACTACACACCACCTTTTCCAGATCATAAACAACAGCTGTATTTTTCAGGTAGGTCACACTTTTATAATACTGAATTGCATTGAAATCACTGTGACAGCTGGAAAATGCTCAGTGAGAGTCAACTAACACCCATAAGAAGAATCCCAGACCAGGATCTAGATCTATGATGTGTGAATGAATGAACATACAGTACATGAATGAATCTATGCaggtgtataaaacaaacaaaccccGATGCTCCTCTCACCCCCCGCTTGCCATCTGTGCTTCTGTGTGTCTGCGACTTGTGCGTTTAGGAATATAATCCTGCAAGCTTCCACCAGCTGTCAGCTGCTCCCAGTAGGACTGACAGTACTGTTGAAACAGACGCATTTCAGGCTCGAGGAGCAGGCTCGGGGTAGGAGGTTCGGGATCTTTGCTCCTTGTCGCCGCCTCCTCTTCATCGGGTGTGGTAAGGGCTACGGCTATGTCCCGGTCTAAGATGCGCAGGGAGACGCGAGCCAGCGTGTGCTTGAAGTTATTTTCTGTAGCTAAGCAGTGGTAGAGTCCTCCATCTGCTTTGGTGAGAGATTTCATCAGAATGCCTTGAGGAGTCTTGAGAACTTCCCCTTCTCGATTCAGCTGGGAGAAAAGAAATCATGATGTGTAAATGTCATGGGTTCGTCTTTAAGGGAACATGCAAActgattaaatgtatttaagtgCACTGATGTAATCGTACTATTTTTCGTCTTCCTTCTTTCTGGTAGAGCCATTTGATGGAGGCCTGTGGAGAGCGCGGTGAGCACTCCAGAAACGTGCTGCTGCCTTCCACACCAAATTGAACTTTCTCCTGCAGTCTCCTTTCCACTAGTAGACACAGTAAgagactagagtaagttttttTAACATGCAAACACATCTGACCTAAAGACACCACGTGTTCACACTGTGATGCGTTTTCAAGACCTTGTTCGCACTATCAGCCCAAAtccgattttggtgcatatccaattggaatccaatcacatttaaagcaacactatgtagttttttttacctttaaataatgtctctaaaattatttcagtgatagaacaacttttaactggacaaattgtactgttgctgcaacctgagcagcctcctagctgctacaagcacactcagaaagtggcggtggagggtagagcacacagccccgcccctccccctgcctgcagaagagtgtctgataccaggcactgttgtgcttttcaaccacatgggggagctgtaagtcatttttacacagaaactacatagtgttgctttaaaacatgttAACGACCAAAAACCGCATGAAATccgttttttctaatccgtttcaggctacatccagaGGTGGGTTAAAATCCATTTCAAATCGCATTTCCGGAAATGCAATTCAGTCTGACCACTctgatcgcatttgtgtagcttcTTGGTTACGTCATGCTGTCAGGTCACGTAAACGGAACCCCAGCTTGAACTTTCAAATAGACCATTTCTGACGAAAGGATAGGGGTGTTTGGGAAACTCCATGTTTTGTGGAATAAAGTTTCTACAACGTCAGACGTCAAGGCAGATcggatctgaacagttgtgataTACAATatggacagtgagtctgtcaaatcggatatgcaccaaaatgggatttggactgacagtttGAACAAGGTACAAGTGACAGTGAAGTCAATAAGAAACAACGTACATTTGATCTAAAGGGAGtgcaaaaattatattttattcacaatctTCAAACAAAGTTCAAATAGTATGAAACTTATCACAGTATATCTTGTGGTTACCTTTAGCATTGTATCCCCGGCACTGACGCAATGGGTCACCATGTTTTACATCCTGTCTTCTGCTTCTCCTGTAATTGCATCATataaaagtgcataactcatcATGACATTGCGTAAACTTATTTGAAGTGTTTCAAAATGCACCTTAAAAATAtgtgcagggttcccacacaccttagttaactttaaattcaaggacctttcaaggactttccacgtccaataccctcaaattcaaggactaaatgtggggacacatttcaagtaagagcaaggttacatcgtgtaaccttttaagatacattgttacagttcccttttgagggaactcgcgctgcgtcactgcagtgacactttggggacacctcCAGGGgcaagtgtgtctgaatgtgtatatcaaattcaaccaatggtgaggcttaacgaaaaagacagggtgacgcgggagtcaggaagtgtattgctgtctaaaatattgccaaagacggcgttacagggacgcaggaagtatggcaggagagacgcagcgtctcattcccttctcagggaacagcagtaacatacgtaaccagagacgttttcatttgtcaaacacaactatgcaaaaaagcattttggtatgaatcaacattcgcatacagaagatataagcatttaaagccaACAGATTAGCACATATGCTTAAAAAGTCTCggttttatgatattatcctacactacacggGAAattatattgattttttttacttcttcTATACTTCCAAATACCTATAtctatttatgtaaattttctaaacttcccagggccttgaatttccccccagattcaaaaactttcaaggatttcaaagacctgtgggaaccctgtatgtgtgtgtttgtgaatgtatatgtacagtatatctTATAAGACTTTACGTTTCAGACCTTTTGGTAGCTTGTGTAAAGGCAGAGCAGTTTTCTCCATCCCAGGCACAGTATGGGTCTCTTGCCAGGCAGCAGTCTGAACAGGCCTTACCATACACTTCACACCGGTGCAAAGATATTTGGGTAAGACCTGCCTCAGATGATGCATAGAGTTGTTGCTGTagagacaaagaaaaaaatttattgTGTTAGATTGCATTATTTGGAATTAGATGTGAAACATTTTTCTATGTTTTTGCAATATTTAAGAGATACACATATTTAAACTCACTCTTTTGGCTGATATATGCATAGTTTTGATAGGCGCAGGTGTCTGTAGAGAAAGAACAGAAAAGCTTAAATGTAATTGCACAATGCACATTAAGCCAGTGAGACATATTTTTCGTTTTATGTGCTTTGATGTATTTACCCTGAAAACTTCCACTTCCTCTAAAGTGACCTCATCCATCGTGGTGGCATCTTTAGGCACGACTATAACTTTTTGGACTGTACCACGATCTGTGCAGGGAAACGAAAGTAATGTTTGCCAAATATTCACAACCCTAACACTGACACATTCAAGAGAAATGAagtcagtgtttctcaaccagggGGTTAGGTCCCACTAGGGGGCCTCAACAAACTTTCAAGggggcctcaagatgactttgtattattaaaaataaaacaaaacatgcattaaaatgagttaaacaaaaatatatttcctaGTGTTTGGTTATTTGGAAACaaatatgggtgattctcacgaaatctagatttagaaggtgtccagcatcagaatttttaaaaagcttttgaagccaattttttttgcacatttaagattaaggtctaaacttactataaccattatttttagaggatttaaaaatatttcctatagaattatttacattattcAGATTATCAtaatcaaaaattatcattaccgcaacatgatattacattaaatatattgtttcggtaatgagaactaaaaagttgtctaggtactatgacaaacaaaatttcaacttttatctggagagaaaaaataagaactgcttacatggtagccatcttgagtgtcacagtcaattatgtccttccaatatatttttttttaaatattagttCCTTGACAtcttaaacaattattgaaaattgttgcagaggatgagaaaattggtcttggacacatttatattccttattactgtctctacatttaccaatgatcaccaaataccacacgtttctttacagtaaatgtttatagtataacatgcactgaagctttttatttttttttagattttttaattataaatatttccatgtcaaaaaaCCAGTCGTGGACACGTTCCAGTAATGAATATGTTCccattaaatgtggaaaaacaaccaaattggtttgtatgatgtcatttgaaattgtgcaaaatagtacatgaagagatgtttgtaactgtatgcttctcattttgatactcttactttgcatttactttttttatcaaaatgttacatgacacctcataagtctaattttgcgagaatcacccatatacaTCTGTCCAGTTATGCAGAGCTCTAAAAACTGTCAGCGGGGGGTTCAAATAATGTTATGaacaattgaaatgaaaaaggtTGAGCACCCCTAAAGTTTTACCTGTTCCCAGAAAGAGAACCTCATATCGCCCATCCACTGCATCCACCTGGTCCACTGCAATAGTAGTAAAACGATAGTCCACACCCGAGCGCATCACCAGAGGGCGCTTGTGAATGGGATACACAGGGTGGTACATGAGGGGATGTGCACGAATGAAGTTAACCGCTTCATCTGAAAACTCTTTCGTGGAGTGTAAACCAGGTGTAAATGTTCCTCCAGGACACTGATATGAGTGACAGAAAAAAGTTAACAgccatataattttttttttttaaggaagaTAAATGAATTCAGTCAAGACAAAACTCACTGTTCCAGGCCTGGGATAAGGAATCTTTCCCGTATACACTGTCCATTGGTAGTTGTGTCCGTGTTTATGGGCGAATGGGCCATTAAAGACGTTTCTGATGTCAGCCatggcatacacacacacagccgAACCCTTAAACACAGAGCTAAAAGAAGATAAACAACAATTACTAATGAATCTAAACTTTACATACAGATAAAGCAAGCCAACCATTAAAACCAAAGAGAGAAGAACATTCTTGTAAATGAATAGGGATATAAAGTGAATAAGAAGGAAGAAAAAGCAAGGAGATTACTCATCTGTTCCTCTGAggaaatgaatgaataaaaagcAGGTGTTTACCCAGAAGTTGCAAAGACGCCATAAACCACAGGGTTTCTCTCATCTTGAGTGGGTTGGATAAACACGTCCCCTGAAGAGGCGAACAAAAGCAATGCAAAAATATGTCCATGAGATATCAAGCAAGTGATGTTGGCTATATACATTTGCTATATCCGTTCATTTGGCATAGTGAACCGTGGCACACCTAATGCATGTGTACAAATATCTATCAACTTTGTATTCATAcattttcatatattttatttcattttgacacCATCCCATGACTTATCATTGCTATATTACCACTAAATATGTTTCTCTCTGAATAGAAATGACCATAAACATTGCTCACTCA
This window encodes:
- the sema3ga gene encoding sema domain, immunoglobulin domain (Ig), short basic domain, secreted, (semaphorin) 3Ga translates to MGLTTRIMETRPLLLLWALFVFDVTGTHRPTPRVHLAFRELMDTRTARPFSFSFNTSDYRILHVDQDQGRLYLGSREYLVSLDMQNVNKEPLIIHWPAPAQRKAECQMTGKGRHGECANFVRLIEPWNRTHLYACGTGAYKPICTFINRGWKAEDYLFRLIPGYVDSGKGKCSYDPNQENIAALINGNLYAGVPVDFMSTDLGIFRTMGSRPAVRSEQYDSKWLNEPVFVQMKQIPDSSERNDDKLYFFFREKSLDSGGSASPSVLSRVGRVCLNDEGGQKSLVNKWTTFLKAKLVCSVMGDDGVETFFDELRDVFIQPTQDERNPVVYGVFATSGSVFKGSAVCVYAMADIRNVFNGPFAHKHGHNYQWTVYTGKIPYPRPGTCPGGTFTPGLHSTKEFSDEAVNFIRAHPLMYHPVYPIHKRPLVMRSGVDYRFTTIAVDQVDAVDGRYEVLFLGTDRGTVQKVIVVPKDATTMDEVTLEEVEVFRTPAPIKTMHISAKRQQLYASSEAGLTQISLHRCEVYGKACSDCCLARDPYCAWDGENCSAFTQATKRRSRRQDVKHGDPLRQCRGYNAKVERRLQEKVQFGVEGSSTFLECSPRSPQASIKWLYQKEGRRKILNREGEVLKTPQGILMKSLTKADGGLYHCLATENNFKHTLARVSLRILDRDIAVALTTPDEEEAATRSKDPEPPTPSLLLEPEMRLFQQYCQSYWEQLTAGGSLQDYIPKRTSRRHTEAQMASGG